A region from the Melioribacter roseus P3M-2 genome encodes:
- a CDS encoding T9SS type A sorting domain-containing protein translates to MLIPDRLKPPSKPMNLRGVSLGDTVLIEWDSNVEADLAGYILYKGKSPHDFLDSLDVGNVTSYLDTNVTYDTTYYYALRAYDTDGNKSDLSDIITVTPTLRPDAPAGVSYRYDNNSCLLLWKYDDIDLISHVNIYRSESIDMSDPVKFKLDKNFTSYVDKNLIKGKTYYYTLTVTDTNNAESFHTDIIQITPADSFVFQSEDANLIGSVFVENNHLGYHGAAFTNFDASNSAVEFTNMPGFGGGPRALLFRYALGNTDRTGSLIVNGQATNLTMKGTGDWTNYVTDSVEVNLNSGYDNTIRFSATGSDFGNLDEIIIKSTPLTSVETVSELPAEFLLYQNYPNPFNPSTVITYTIPATVKSGASGIHVMLRVYDALGRRVATLVNEQKEPGNYRIEFNADNLPSGIYFYQLLAGNFISTKKMILLR, encoded by the coding sequence ATGCTTATTCCAGACAGATTAAAACCGCCGTCCAAACCGATGAATTTGCGAGGCGTTTCGTTGGGTGATACGGTGTTGATAGAATGGGATTCGAACGTGGAAGCCGATCTTGCCGGCTATATTCTTTACAAAGGCAAATCGCCTCATGATTTTTTAGATTCGCTTGACGTGGGCAATGTTACATCATATCTCGACACAAATGTTACATACGATACAACTTATTATTATGCTTTGAGAGCGTACGACACGGACGGCAACAAATCCGATTTATCCGACATTATTACAGTAACGCCCACGTTAAGGCCGGACGCTCCTGCCGGAGTGTCGTATCGATACGATAATAATTCTTGTTTGCTGCTCTGGAAGTATGACGATATTGATTTAATCTCCCATGTTAATATTTACAGGTCGGAATCTATCGATATGTCTGATCCGGTAAAATTCAAGCTTGATAAGAATTTTACATCGTATGTGGATAAAAATTTAATCAAAGGAAAAACTTATTACTACACTTTAACGGTTACCGATACCAATAACGCCGAATCTTTTCATACGGATATAATACAAATTACGCCGGCGGATTCTTTTGTGTTTCAATCCGAGGACGCTAATTTGATTGGAAGCGTCTTTGTGGAAAATAATCATTTGGGGTATCACGGGGCTGCATTCACGAATTTTGACGCAAGTAACAGCGCCGTTGAATTTACAAATATGCCGGGTTTCGGCGGCGGACCCCGAGCCCTGTTATTCCGTTATGCATTGGGAAATACAGACAGAACGGGAAGTCTGATCGTTAACGGCCAGGCAACTAATCTCACTATGAAAGGCACGGGAGATTGGACCAATTATGTGACGGATAGCGTCGAGGTTAATTTGAATTCAGGGTATGACAATACAATTCGTTTCTCTGCCACCGGTTCCGACTTTGGAAATCTTGATGAAATAATTATTAAATCGACTCCTCTTACATCCGTCGAAACGGTATCGGAATTACCGGCAGAATTTTTGCTCTACCAGAATTATCCGAATCCTTTTAATCCTTCTACGGTTATCACTTATACAATACCTGCGACCGTGAAATCCGGCGCCTCTGGAATACATGTAATGCTGCGTGTTTATGACGCATTGGGACGCCGGGTTGCAACTCTGGTTAATGAACAGAAAGAGCCCGGTAATTACAGGATTGAATTCAATGCGGATAATTTACCAAGCGGTATCTACTTTTATCAATTGTTGGCAGGCAATTTTATTTCTACAAAAAAGATGATTCTGCTGAGATAA